The Francisella salimarina genome has a segment encoding these proteins:
- a CDS encoding normocyte binding protein 2b, with the protein MIRKSILVENQEIKDLLSVIKHHYTSDNRNTIQDVSLNHVVNRVYKENVRKYIVERWHALETKVGHQVTLLENNYNKSIINKLYKKSRDLNFVIKTRPDESSRDLHDSIKKVSNIDIVIREFSFS; encoded by the coding sequence ATGATAAGAAAAAGCATTCTAGTAGAAAATCAGGAAATTAAAGATTTACTATCTGTCATCAAACATCATTACACATCTGATAATAGGAATACTATTCAAGATGTAAGCTTAAACCATGTAGTAAACAGAGTATATAAAGAAAATGTAAGAAAATATATAGTTGAGCGTTGGCATGCTCTAGAAACAAAAGTTGGACATCAAGTAACACTTTTAGAAAACAACTATAATAAGAGTATTATCAATAAGTTATACAAAAAGTCTCGTGATCTAAATTTTGTGATTAAAACTCGACCTGATGAGTCATCAAGAGATTTACACGATTCAATTAAAAAAGTATCTAACATAGATATAGTTATAAGAGAGTTTTCTTTCTCTTAG
- a CDS encoding terminase small subunit, producing the protein MKTDLTAKQLEFCKQILLGEYQLEAYMMAYDCENMEYDTVKNEASKLMKNKKIIAFINNVRKRELLGTLRTRETYLNKLDDIIDSDESTTGEKIQAINTISKLKLWDKGTYGEIKLNNINEDVPSLEELKGKE; encoded by the coding sequence CAGATTTAACAGCTAAACAATTAGAGTTTTGTAAGCAAATTCTTTTGGGTGAATATCAGTTGGAAGCTTATATGATGGCCTATGATTGTGAGAATATGGAGTATGACACTGTAAAGAATGAAGCTAGTAAGCTTATGAAGAATAAGAAAATAATAGCTTTCATTAATAATGTAAGAAAAAGAGAGTTATTAGGTACATTAAGAACTAGAGAGACTTATCTAAATAAGTTAGATGACATTATTGATAGTGATGAATCTACTACGGGAGAAAAAATACAAGCAATTAATACAATATCAAAACTCAAGCTATGGGATAAAGGAACATACGGAGAGATAAAATTGAATAATATAAATGAAGATGTACCTAGTTTAGAGGAGCTAAAAGGTAAAGAATAA
- a CDS encoding LexA family protein: MFNYKTDLKPALKRIGMTQIELAKKLGKSDRSIKGWVAGTNCPSYDGHIEVMKILGLEDNYYPNDISIMSVTNVPVLSYVQAGEFTESQENIDPIDYLQIPDSLVPKNGFSLRVQGESMLYDSSESQLLSPKYARYTLYEDENILVDPSEISPQNLVDKIVVARNSDGATVKLLYKDNNRLYLMPLNSKFQNNDEIKSPNDAVIIGRVVNSFNVRSF, from the coding sequence ATGTTTAATTACAAAACCGATCTAAAACCAGCCTTAAAAAGAATAGGCATGACACAAATAGAATTGGCAAAAAAACTTGGCAAAAGTGATAGATCTATTAAGGGTTGGGTTGCCGGTACTAACTGTCCCTCATATGATGGACATATAGAGGTTATGAAGATACTTGGTCTCGAAGATAATTATTACCCTAATGATATATCTATAATGAGTGTAACTAACGTACCAGTACTAAGTTATGTACAAGCAGGTGAATTTACCGAATCTCAAGAGAATATTGACCCGATTGACTATTTGCAAATACCAGATAGCCTTGTACCAAAAAACGGTTTTTCACTGAGAGTACAAGGTGAGAGCATGCTCTATGATTCATCAGAATCTCAACTGCTTAGTCCTAAATATGCTAGATATACTCTTTACGAAGACGAGAATATTTTAGTTGACCCTAGCGAAATTAGTCCCCAGAATTTAGTTGATAAAATTGTAGTTGCTAGAAACTCCGATGGAGCCACAGTTAAATTACTATATAAAGATAATAACCGCTTATACTTGATGCCACTAAACTCAAAATTTCAAAATAATGATGAAATCAAATCACCAAATGATGCGGTAATAATCGGTAGAGTTGTTAACTCTTTTAATGTTAGAAGTTTTTGA
- a CDS encoding acid phosphatase, with protein sequence MIRKILFVGSLTAIISSAFAADRLNIDIPDIKQIIPPPPTPGTLLYQNDMNISHASFFIKNTNRYKLAQSDANYSPEGFAQAFEKAFGHQISKKETPAIWKILNQLEIAEGEFTKPAKLFYHRTRPFAYFHEKACVKTDNIHRSYPSGHTTIGWAIALTLSEINPSRTNQIMKRGYEFGQSRIVCGVHYPSDVNAGYLVGSIMFSQLQTSPEFQKEIKLAKKEISKN encoded by the coding sequence ATGATTAGAAAAATACTATTTGTAGGGTCATTAACAGCTATAATAAGTTCAGCTTTTGCAGCCGATAGACTCAACATAGATATTCCAGACATAAAACAAATCATACCACCTCCTCCAACTCCTGGAACATTACTATATCAAAATGACATGAATATTTCTCACGCTAGTTTTTTTATCAAAAACACCAATAGATATAAACTAGCTCAATCAGATGCAAACTATTCTCCAGAAGGATTTGCTCAAGCTTTTGAAAAAGCTTTTGGTCATCAGATAAGTAAAAAAGAAACACCCGCAATATGGAAAATTCTAAATCAATTAGAAATAGCTGAAGGAGAGTTCACAAAACCAGCTAAATTATTCTATCATCGCACAAGACCTTTTGCATATTTTCATGAAAAAGCATGTGTGAAAACAGATAATATTCATAGATCGTACCCTTCTGGGCATACAACTATAGGGTGGGCAATTGCTCTTACTTTAAGTGAGATAAACCCCTCAAGAACAAATCAAATCATGAAGAGAGGTTATGAATTTGGTCAAAGTCGAATTGTTTGTGGAGTTCATTATCCAAGCGATGTTAATGCAGGGTATTTAGTAGGAAGCATCATGTTCTCTCAACTACAAACAAGCCCAGAATTCCAGAAAGAAATTAAACTTGCTAAAAAAGAAATTTCAAAAAATTAA